The Osmerus eperlanus chromosome 12, fOsmEpe2.1, whole genome shotgun sequence genome has a segment encoding these proteins:
- the prodh2 gene encoding hydroxyproline dehydrogenase, whose product MIRSHLLRPSLHHFLSPRLLSTAAPRGVVEEGLPPTPLPAQPRGAPLPDLLTFEDPGAFRVKSLAELARALGVFRLCSSTLLVNNCGKLMSIARSILGKRGFALLLRPFVYAQFVAGETEGEISQSMEKMSALGLRPMLAVPIEEDLGEGTGELRYDDNLTAMLECVRMSHSNAWSPDPMMQLKITALLSPELCVKITSLLQLQGWELQGWELQQLIRAMEGEPISFPGLEERESAHFRCGLRRLNAVAEASVNRVRVLVDAEYTYMNPALSLVTMAMMKKFNQDGAWVWNTYQCYLKESRSLLLEAVHLSVRESFSLGVKLVRGAYMDKERKLANQEARADPIHQSWEHTNNSYNGCLNIMLELISQNPWRYRIIVATHNEVSVRYAAERMAELGVDREGGSVCFGQLLGMCDHVSLTLAQQGYSVYKSVPYGSVDDTLPYLVRRAQENRTVLQGIRKERTLLRGELHRRLGLGG is encoded by the exons ATGATCAGGTCACATCTCCTCCGACCGTCgttacatcacttcctgtcgccAAGGCTGCTGAGTACTGCGGCGCCCCGGGGCGTGGTCGAGGAGggactgccccccacccccctgccggCTCAGCCTCGGGGTGcacccctccctgacctcttgacctttgAGGACCCTGGGGCCTTCAGGGTGAAGAGCCTGGCGGAGCTGGCCAGAGCTCTGGGAGTGTTCAGGCTCTGCTCCAGTACCCTGCTGGTCAACAACTGTgggaag CTCATGTCCATAGCTCGGAGCATTCTGGGTAAAAGAGGCTTTGCTCTGTTGCTCCGCCCCTTCGTGTATGCCCAGTTTGTGGCTGGAGAGACGGAGGGCGAGATCAGCCAATCCATGGAGAAGATGAGTGCTCTGGGACTCCGCCCTATGCTGGCTGTGCCAATAGAAGAGGACCTGGGGGAGGGCACTGG GGAGCTGCGGTATGACGACAACCTGACAGCCATGTTGGAATGTGTCCGCATGTCTCACAGCAACGCCTGGAGCCCGGATCCCATGATGCAACTGAAGATCACGGCTCTGCTCAGTCCAGAGCTCTGT GTGAAGATCACCTCTCTGCTGCAGCTGCAGGGCTGGGAGCTGCAGGGCTGGGAGCTGCAGCAGCTGATCAGAGccatggagggagag CCAATCAGTTTCCCcggtctggaggagagggagagcgcacATTTTCGCTGCGGCCTTCGAAGACTGAACGCAGtggcagag GCCAGTGTCAATAGGGTACGAGTCCTGGTCGATGCTGAGTACACCTACATgaaccctgccctctctctcgtcACCATGGCGATGATGAAGAAATTTAACCAAGATGGCGCCTGGGTCTGGAACACATATCAGTGTTACCTCAAG gagTCCAGGTCTCTGCTGCTGGAAGCTGTCCACCTGTCCGTCCGTGAGTCCTTCTCTCTGGGGGTCAAGCTGGTCAGGGGGGCCTACATGGACAAAGAGAGGAAGTTAGCCAATCAGGAGGCCCGTGCAGACCCCATCCACCAATCCTGGGAGCACACCAACAACAG TTACAACGGCTGCTTGAACATCATGCTGGAGCTCATCTCTCAGAATCCTTGGCGGTACCGCATCATCGTGGCAACGCACAACGAGGTGTCAGTCCGATACGCCGCCGAAAG gatggcAGAGCTGGGTGTGGACAGAGAAGGGGGCTCAGTGTGTTTTGGCCAGCTGTTGGGGATGTGTGACCATGTGTCTCTGACCCTGG cccaGCAGGGGTACTCGGTGTATAAGTCGGTTCCGTACGGTTCCGTGGACGACACGCTGCCCTACCTGGTGCGGCGAGCGCAGGAGAACAGGACCGTGCTGCAGGGCATCCGCAAGGAGAGGACCCTGCTGAGGGGAGAGCTGCaccggaggctggggctggggggctga
- the nif3l1 gene encoding NIF3-like protein 1 isoform X3 has product MELQEVLKVLEQLAPLSLAESWDNVGLLVEPSKARPIRTILLTNDLTEPVMEEAEAMKCDLIVSYHPPLFRPIKRLVQGDWKQRLAVRAVEAGMAVFSPHTSWDSVDGGVNDWLVGGLGSGQVSVLSQALASAPQRHRLEFEASSEEELRALMSELKQGKRGALLQHSVTSLETGGYRVCLRCPDSELPPAVQTLLRHPGPSQSLSLLQTQKLPLPGCGAGRLCVLDQPVTVTTAVQKMKVHLGLSHLRLALGAQRHLESMVSTAAVCAGSGASVLDGVRADLYITGEMSHHEVLDAVAKGTCVILSDHSNSERGFLAVVKERLAVRLSDSVTVVTSRADRDPLEVV; this is encoded by the exons ATGGAGCTACAGGAGGTTCTGAAGGTTCTGGAGCAGCTAGCTCCCCTGTCATTGGCTGAGTCATGGGACAACGTAGGCCTATTGGTCGAGCCCAGCAAGGCTCGGCCTATCAGAACCATCCTGTTGACCAATGATCTGACAGAGCCTGTTATGGAGGAAGCGGAAGCCATGAAGTGTGACCTCATCGTCTCCTATCACCCTCCGCTGTTTCGGCCAATCAAACGTCTGGTGCAGGGAGATTGGAAGCAGCGATTGGCTGTGCGGGCAGTGGAGGCGGGCATGGCGGTGTTCTCTCCCCACACCTCGTGGGACAGCGTGGACGGAGGAGTGAACGACTGGCTGGTGggaggactgg GTAGTGGCCAGGTGTCAGTGCTGAGTCAAGCGCTCGCTAGCGCCCCCCAGAGACACAGACTGGAGTTTGAGGCCAGCagtgaggaggagctgagggctCTGATGTCAGAACTGaagcagggaaagagaggagctcTCCTACAACACTCAGTCACAAG CTTGGAGACTGGGGGATACCGAGTGTGTCTGCGCTGCCCTGACTCCGagctgccccctgctgttcaGACCCTGCTACGACACCCCGGTCCCAGCCAGTCACTCAGCCTCCTGCAAACACAAAAG CTTCCTCTTCCGGGCTGTGGCGCCGGGCGACTCTGTGTTTTGGATCAGCCGGTAACCGTAACGACAGCGGTCCAGAAGATGAAGGTCCACCTGGGTCTGAGTCACCTACGTCTGGCGCTCggagcacagagacacctgg agtccatggtgtccactgcagcagtgtgtgctgGGTCTGGAGCATCAGTATTAGATGGAGTCAGAGCAGACCTCTacatcacag GTGAGATGTCCCATCATGAAGTCTTGGATGCGGTCGCCAAGGGAACCTGTGTCATCCTCAGTGACCATAGCAACAGTGAGCGTGGTTTCCTGGCGGTGGTCAAGGAGAGGCTGGCAGTGCGCCTTTCCGACTCGGTTACCGTGGTGACGTCCCGGGCTGACAGAGACCCACTGGAGGTGGTCTGA
- the nif3l1 gene encoding NIF3-like protein 1 isoform X2, with product MNTRPTGPMELQEVLKVLEQLAPLSLAESWDNVGLLVEPSKARPIRTILLTNDLTEPVMEEAEAMKCDLIVSYHPPLFRPIKRLVQGDWKQRLAVRAVEAGMAVFSPHTSWDSVDGGVNDWLVGGLGSGQVSVLSQALASAPQRHRLEFEASSEEELRALMSELKQGKRGALLQHSVTSLETGGYRVCLRCPDSELPPAVQTLLRHPGPSQSLSLLQTQKLPLPGCGAGRLCVLDQPVTVTTAVQKMKVHLGLSHLRLALGAQRHLESMVSTAAVCAGSGASVLDGVRADLYITGEMSHHEVLDAVAKGTCVILSDHSNSERGFLAVVKERLAVRLSDSVTVVTSRADRDPLEVV from the exons ATG AACACTCGTCCGACCGGCCCAATGGAGCTACAGGAGGTTCTGAAGGTTCTGGAGCAGCTAGCTCCCCTGTCATTGGCTGAGTCATGGGACAACGTAGGCCTATTGGTCGAGCCCAGCAAGGCTCGGCCTATCAGAACCATCCTGTTGACCAATGATCTGACAGAGCCTGTTATGGAGGAAGCGGAAGCCATGAAGTGTGACCTCATCGTCTCCTATCACCCTCCGCTGTTTCGGCCAATCAAACGTCTGGTGCAGGGAGATTGGAAGCAGCGATTGGCTGTGCGGGCAGTGGAGGCGGGCATGGCGGTGTTCTCTCCCCACACCTCGTGGGACAGCGTGGACGGAGGAGTGAACGACTGGCTGGTGggaggactgg GTAGTGGCCAGGTGTCAGTGCTGAGTCAAGCGCTCGCTAGCGCCCCCCAGAGACACAGACTGGAGTTTGAGGCCAGCagtgaggaggagctgagggctCTGATGTCAGAACTGaagcagggaaagagaggagctcTCCTACAACACTCAGTCACAAG CTTGGAGACTGGGGGATACCGAGTGTGTCTGCGCTGCCCTGACTCCGagctgccccctgctgttcaGACCCTGCTACGACACCCCGGTCCCAGCCAGTCACTCAGCCTCCTGCAAACACAAAAG CTTCCTCTTCCGGGCTGTGGCGCCGGGCGACTCTGTGTTTTGGATCAGCCGGTAACCGTAACGACAGCGGTCCAGAAGATGAAGGTCCACCTGGGTCTGAGTCACCTACGTCTGGCGCTCggagcacagagacacctgg agtccatggtgtccactgcagcagtgtgtgctgGGTCTGGAGCATCAGTATTAGATGGAGTCAGAGCAGACCTCTacatcacag GTGAGATGTCCCATCATGAAGTCTTGGATGCGGTCGCCAAGGGAACCTGTGTCATCCTCAGTGACCATAGCAACAGTGAGCGTGGTTTCCTGGCGGTGGTCAAGGAGAGGCTGGCAGTGCGCCTTTCCGACTCGGTTACCGTGGTGACGTCCCGGGCTGACAGAGACCCACTGGAGGTGGTCTGA
- the nif3l1 gene encoding NIF3-like protein 1 isoform X1: MLCRSAALKALPLTCCRGCYRNTLLSPPLTLLSPPLTCFSPPLTSSLTPALPSFPSSSLSSTSSCRTPLSPPHPPLISPPSISRSFSQNTRPTGPMELQEVLKVLEQLAPLSLAESWDNVGLLVEPSKARPIRTILLTNDLTEPVMEEAEAMKCDLIVSYHPPLFRPIKRLVQGDWKQRLAVRAVEAGMAVFSPHTSWDSVDGGVNDWLVGGLGSGQVSVLSQALASAPQRHRLEFEASSEEELRALMSELKQGKRGALLQHSVTSLETGGYRVCLRCPDSELPPAVQTLLRHPGPSQSLSLLQTQKLPLPGCGAGRLCVLDQPVTVTTAVQKMKVHLGLSHLRLALGAQRHLESMVSTAAVCAGSGASVLDGVRADLYITGEMSHHEVLDAVAKGTCVILSDHSNSERGFLAVVKERLAVRLSDSVTVVTSRADRDPLEVV, encoded by the exons ATGTTGTGCAGGAGTGCTGCTTTGAAAGCACTACCACTGACCTGCTGTAGGGGCTGCTACAggaacaccctcctctctccccctctcaccctcctctctccccctctcacctgcttctctccccctctcacctcctccctcactcccgcTCTGCCAtccttcccctcatcctccctctcaagcaccagcagctgtaggactcctctctctcctcctcacccccctctcatctctcccccctccatctctcgctccttctctcagAACACTCGTCCGACCGGCCCAATGGAGCTACAGGAGGTTCTGAAGGTTCTGGAGCAGCTAGCTCCCCTGTCATTGGCTGAGTCATGGGACAACGTAGGCCTATTGGTCGAGCCCAGCAAGGCTCGGCCTATCAGAACCATCCTGTTGACCAATGATCTGACAGAGCCTGTTATGGAGGAAGCGGAAGCCATGAAGTGTGACCTCATCGTCTCCTATCACCCTCCGCTGTTTCGGCCAATCAAACGTCTGGTGCAGGGAGATTGGAAGCAGCGATTGGCTGTGCGGGCAGTGGAGGCGGGCATGGCGGTGTTCTCTCCCCACACCTCGTGGGACAGCGTGGACGGAGGAGTGAACGACTGGCTGGTGggaggactgg GTAGTGGCCAGGTGTCAGTGCTGAGTCAAGCGCTCGCTAGCGCCCCCCAGAGACACAGACTGGAGTTTGAGGCCAGCagtgaggaggagctgagggctCTGATGTCAGAACTGaagcagggaaagagaggagctcTCCTACAACACTCAGTCACAAG CTTGGAGACTGGGGGATACCGAGTGTGTCTGCGCTGCCCTGACTCCGagctgccccctgctgttcaGACCCTGCTACGACACCCCGGTCCCAGCCAGTCACTCAGCCTCCTGCAAACACAAAAG CTTCCTCTTCCGGGCTGTGGCGCCGGGCGACTCTGTGTTTTGGATCAGCCGGTAACCGTAACGACAGCGGTCCAGAAGATGAAGGTCCACCTGGGTCTGAGTCACCTACGTCTGGCGCTCggagcacagagacacctgg agtccatggtgtccactgcagcagtgtgtgctgGGTCTGGAGCATCAGTATTAGATGGAGTCAGAGCAGACCTCTacatcacag GTGAGATGTCCCATCATGAAGTCTTGGATGCGGTCGCCAAGGGAACCTGTGTCATCCTCAGTGACCATAGCAACAGTGAGCGTGGTTTCCTGGCGGTGGTCAAGGAGAGGCTGGCAGTGCGCCTTTCCGACTCGGTTACCGTGGTGACGTCCCGGGCTGACAGAGACCCACTGGAGGTGGTCTGA
- the tbx6 gene encoding T-box transcription factor TBX6 — protein sequence MLSVEMYPSLALGTQRHRDCYYREREAPPHIPLCPAPCDMAARALAPSLLTPPPVPSQPINMPQDDIKMELENASLWKQFSSVGTEMIITKKGRRMFPQLRVKLSGLNPSLRYILLLDIVPLDSSRYRFQGDSWQVVGGAEARLPDRVFIHPDSPASGAHWQSRTVSFHNTKLTNNTLDTHGHIILHSLHRYQPRVHVVEARDMQSWAGGQRSFLFPETHFLTVTAYQNHKITELKINSNPFAKGFRQDGMNNKRQRDARQKRKLSQVSNMQDGESAASLSPSVSCGPCDSTQTLASHPPELQTLTLPSLPLLPSPSCGFSSNQISFQETPLPDPPLQLGHAYVSSQIADLTVDMVNGQQDATGSNHQPSDSMIDRSGSISLPPYTQTYPDTQHGSMSFSSSSLPQPSSSYPSLPPPEHSGPSLPHPSSQTTPSSTSDYPSLPSIDYPSILSSSPSLPHTSTTSPLLHQTSFTYPPLTPPSSTSSSPQPLLSSSSYHSLSQQELTQQADTGPPQIAFSFPDLPPSHPNQSQPLQMSAPLPSLPFSLSGATHSSSYPPVAPTEMGSFSQFPPGAHYLPEMVLHHPTLLETSLSSYPPPSSGSPTLYPPSSAPPALYPSFSSYPLRLYQDPCPSYSLPLRHVYRQPQLGHTHAQGSYLDMSGRAMF from the exons atgtTGAGTGTGGAGATGTACCCCAGCTTGGCCCTGGGAacccagagacacagagactgcTACTacagag AACGTGAGGCTCCGCCCCACATTCCTCTGTGCCCTGCACCCTGTGACATGGCTGCCAGGGCCCTCGCCCCCAGCTTGCTGACCCCGCCCCCAGTCCCCAGCCAACCAATCAACATGCCCCAAGACGACATCAAGATGGAGCTGGAAAACGCATCGCTATGGAAACAATTCAGCTCGGTCGGCACAGAGATGATCATCACCAAAAAGGGCAG acggATGTTCCCCCAGCTGAGGGTGAAGCTCTCGGGTCTGAACCCCTCCCTGCGCTACATCCTCCTCCTGGACATCGTGCCGCTGGACAGCTCGCGCTATCGTTTCCAGGGCGACAGCTGGCAGGTGGTGGGCGGGGCTGAGGCTCGGCTGCCAGACCGGGTGTTCATCCACCCGGACTCCCCCGCCTCGGGCGCTCACTGGCAGAGCAGGACGGTGTCCTTCCACAACACCAAACTGACCAACAACACGctggacacacacggacac atcaTCCTCCACTCCCTGCATCGCTACCAGCCTCGGGTCCATGTGGTGGAGGCCAGGGACATGCAGAGCTGGGCCGGGGGGCAGCGCTCCTTCCTGTTTCCCGAAACACACTTCCTCACCGTCACCGCCTACCAGAACCAcaag ATCACTGAGCTGAAGATCAACTCCAACCCTTTTGCCAAAGGATTCAGACAGGATGGCATGAACAACAAGAg GCAGAGAGACGCGAGGCAGAAACGCAAGCTGAGTCAGGTCAGCAACATGCAGGACGGCGAGTCAGctgcctccctttctccctcagtGAGCTGTGGCCCCTGTGACTCTACCCAGACTCTGGCCTCTCACCCCCCAGAGCTCCAGACCCTG accctaccctccctccccctcctcccaagcCCATCCTGTGGGTTCTCCTCCAATCAGATCTCCTTCCAGGAGACCCCGCTCCCAGACCCGCCCCTCCAATTGGGACACGCCTACGTCTCCTCCCAGATTGCTGACCTCACAGTGGACATGGTCAATGGGCAGCAAGATGCAACAGGAAGTAATCATCAGCCAAGTGACAGCATGATTGACAG GTCCGGCAGCATCAGTCTTCCCCCGTACACCCAGACCTACCCAGACACCCAGCATGGTTCCAtgtccttctcatcctcctctcttccccagccctcctcctcctatccctccctccctccccctgaacactccggcccctccctccctcacccctcctcccaaacCACGCCCTCATCCACCTCCGATTATCCCTCTCTACCCAGCATTGattatccctccatcctctcctcctctccctccctccctcacacctccaccacctctcccttGCTCCACCAGACCAGCTtcacctaccctcccctcactcctccctcctccacctcctcctctcctcagccgctcctctcctcctcctcctatcacTCCCTGTCCCAGCAGGAACTG actcagcaggcagacacaggacCCCCCCAGATCGCCTTCTCTTTCcctgacctccccccctcccatcccaacCAATCCCAACCCCTCCAGAtgtccgcccccctcccctctctccccttctctctctccg GTGCCACgcactcctcctcctacccccccgtAGCCCCCACAGAGATGGGCTCCTTCTCCCAGTTCCCCCCTGGCGCCCACTACCTCCCAGAGATGGTACTGCATCACCCAACCCTGCTggagacctctctctcctcctacccccccccatcatccggctcccccaccctgtacccaccctcctccgccccccctgccctatacccctccttctcctcctacccTCTGCGCTTGTACCAGGACCCGTGCCCCTcctactctcttcctctcaggcATGTCTACAGGCAGCCGCAGCTTGGCCACACCCACGCCCAGGGGTCCTACCTGGACATGAGTGGGCGGGCCATGTtctga